The Primulina tabacum isolate GXHZ01 chromosome 1, ASM2559414v2, whole genome shotgun sequence genome contains the following window.
CTAATAATACTCATGTGCTTGGAACAAGATGGGTGTTTAGGAATAAAATGGTTGAAAATGGCTTAATTATAAGGAACAAGGCTAGACTAGTAGCTCAAGGCTATAGACAAGAGGAGGGTATAGACGTTGATGAATCATTTGCCCCAGTAGCCAGGTTGGAAGCCATTAGAATATTTTTGGAATTTGCAGcattta
Protein-coding sequences here:
- the LOC142508298 gene encoding putative mitochondrial protein AtMg00820, with the translated sequence MINEFMHDAFVSQIEPKKIDDALLDTNWIEAMQEELNQFERSKVWHIVPRPNNTHVLGTRWVFRNKMVENGLIIRNKARLVAQGYRQEEGIDVDESFAPVARLEAIRIFLEFAAFKYFKIYQMDVKSAF